The genomic DNA tgaaaagaaaacCAACATTAATCTTAAATCAAATCCAACatcttcaagaagaaaaaacagcaatctttatatatacaaacctTGTTATTTTGGCGACGTGTAGACATCAGCTCATATAatttcctcatcatcatctcctcttcCACCTGAAGTTGTCTAGTTCTCTTAatcacatcatcatcaaagtcATTGTTTCCGAAGAGAACTTTCAAATGTAATTCACTAAGTTTCTTGAAAACAAACCTGAAGCTTTTGGAGTTCTTGAGTCATGGTTTTATGAGTTTCTGTGAGCAATCCATTTTGCTTCTCCAAATGGCTGTTTTACATACTAACAACAGTGAATCGTTATACGGACACAACACgagctaagaaaaaaaaaacgaaaaaacaaagACGTACTTTAAAAGAGCCTCTGTATGTTCAGGATCCATGCTCAACTTCTTCCTAgtgatcatcatcaacaaataagtcaaaaaatttcaaaagaagAGTATTTGAAAAAATGCATATAAAGGCACAGTTTTGATCAAGTAAGGTAAAAAGGATAAGTCTTTTATCACTGATTCATTCCATACACACATAACTAGAGAAGAACTGACTCTTAAAATCTGAAGGGTGTATGTATGATCACAAATTCATACATGTTTATGCCAATTCAAATTAGCTGCATAATAAGGGTGGAAAAGGAAGATCTGAGTTAGACAATTCGTCGAGCAACTGGTGTGCAAAGGCCTCTTTAACTATCAATTACCAAAACCCATGCTTGATGAATCATACATAAACCTATCAGTTATATATCTATCTTAAATAGAGGTAAACGatcaaaaaaaagcaaacagtTTTGATATACCCTCACCACCACTTTAACACTTGACGATTCGCTTCTTCCCTCTCTCGTTTCGTTTGggtttcgttttctttttccttaaaaaGGAGACAAATATTTGGTTGCAAATTGCTGGATTTACGTTTTTCGCCGCAAAAAAttgcaattatttattttactatttgttaattttttttctatagaaaaatttatatgttttaaattttgtataataaaaatctataccaaaaaaatgCTGACACACCTAATTTCTctgcaatgtttttaaaaccggaccggaaggTGAACCGGAAAGCTTTCGAGTCACTGGATCAATCGGTCAGACCGGTTGAATCACGGatcaattagtttattggtttgtttacatttataaatataacatctacttttctataaatatatgaacaaaacatacataataaagtactaaacaactaaaattaatcttttaaatgattagataaaataattaagtgatttttctataaataataatattaatttatatttagtttgagtttgaagtgtgataaaaataaaatatttcaatttgaTACCGACCCGTTGGTCTGACCCGTCGGTTCAACCACCGGTTCATGGGTTTTTAGCGGGTTTTTCCAGATTTTTTCGGGTTTTTAGTTGTCCGGTTTTTAGAGGTAACCCGGACCAAAATATCTACCGGGTCGCGGTTAGACTGGTCCGACCGGCCTGTCCGGTCcgggtttaaaaacattgtttctTTCCCAGCAGCCACtgccaaaaagcaaaaaacttgAGTTCTTCGTTTGTCTTCTTTGGTCTGTTTCGGAGTTGTAGCAATCTTGTTGTCTGAATCCCCTTTGAAGCCAAGGACGATTGAAGGAGGGGAAGCCATCGGCTTTGAGATTTGGTGGTGGTAGAGACGGATTCGTTTGTTAACGGGTTAGTCTTGGTTGTGGCTCGGTTCTAGTGGTTCTCTTGTGACTGGTGGCTTGAAGGAGACGAACTCGCTTCGTTTCCTGGACTGGTATGGTAtctctctcatttctctcttcttcggaCAGCGGGTTTTTTAACAAGGTTGTGTTGTTGGTGTTAGTGTTAGTGTGGCTACATCCGATGGTTTCAGGTTGCAAAGAGAAGTTTGTGGTTTGTGTCTTCTCTGTTGGTTTGTACTCAATCCTTAGTTCTTCTGCTCTATTTGGTCTCCTGCCTAGTCAGTGTTTGCGCTATATGCTAGGTTTTGTTCCTTCTGTTTGTCATCTGGATGGTATTTTGTTGCTAGCCATCTACTAGCTCCCTTCTACGGATCTTTTGAACTGTGGTTTTGGGTTCTAGGCATAATAGTGGAATCGTCTTTCAGCTGTTCTCTTGCGAGGAGGTCACCAGTTTTGATTCTGTAGATGGTTAAAGCTGGGTCGACGAGGGTCCGCGTGTAAGAGCTGTTAGTCCTCTTTGGCTTGTCTCAGGTTGAATCTCaaggttttcttctttgtccCTAGTTTGGCTCGCCTTCTTCCGACTGGTTTTGTGCGACGGGATGGTTGTGGTTTCTGTTAATCTGATATCGTTTGAGCTTGCTTTCGTTCCTGCCGGTGCTGATGATGGTTTGTCGACGGTGTGCTATCATGGTTTATAGCACTTCCAGTCTAATTGGTACTCTCCGGCGTTTAAAGGTTCTATGGGAAAGCTTAGTGAGCTTCTTTCTTGATCAGCTGGACAGTTTTAGagctttggtttttgttattccCTTAGTGACATGTTTTCTAAGTTGTTAGTCTTTGTTTCTTAACTTCCGGAAGTGTGTAACTTGCCGGCTTATGTCTCTGGAAGTGTTTAACTTGCCAgcttatgtttttcttgtttgggCTTAGTCTTAGGTGATTTCATTGTCTTCACTTTTTTGTATTCCAACAGATGTAATTTGTTCAGTTCTAATATAAAtttagatgacaaaaaaaaaaaaaaaaaaaaaaNAGTGTAGGGTTTAACTTACACAtcatttttgtaagaaattttgagattcatattttagtaaagaaaaaacaaatctttctttaatgttattgttaaaaaaaaaaagaacaatattttatttttaaaaaaaaaatagaaatataataaaactattatgTATGCAACCACG from Camelina sativa cultivar DH55 chromosome 7, Cs, whole genome shotgun sequence includes the following:
- the LOC104702835 gene encoding uncharacterized protein LOC104702835, which translates into the protein MDPEHTEALLNHLEKQNGLLTETHKTMTQELQKLQVEEEMMMRKLYELMSTRRQNNKKMEETQNVSHGKEIVVVAEASDTTSSTSKALITYVRRRKKTQMPTQ